CGTGGCACCTTCGCCAACGTGCGCATCCAGAACGAGATGCTCGATGGCGTGGTCGGCGGCGAGACCCGTCACGTGCCCTCCGGCGAACAGATGGCGATCTATGACGCCGCCATGCAGTATCAGCAGGAAGGCACGCCGCTGGTGGTGATAGCCGGCAAGGAGTATGGCACCGGCTCCTCCCGCGACTGGGCCGCCAAGGGCACCCGCCTGCTGGGCGTGCGCGCCGTGCTGGCCGAGTCCTACGAGCGCATCCACCGCTCCAACCTGATCGGCATGGGCGTGGTGCCGCTACAGTTCCCCGAAGGCGAGACCCGCAAGTCGCTTGGCATGACCGGCGACGAGACGGTCTCCATCGAGGGGCTCGACAGCCTGAGCCCGGGCGGCCAGGTGCGGGTCACCATCAAGAGCGACAAGGGCGAGAAGCATATCGACGCCCTGTGCCGCATCGACACCGCCAACGAGCTCGAGTACTACCGCCACGGCGGCATCCTGCACTACGTGCTGCGCAAGATGATCGGTTCGGCCTGATTGGCCTAGCCTGATCAGCCACAGCCGGCGTTGATACCCACTCGACGCCACAAATAAGGCCCCGCCGGCAATATGCCGGCGGGGCCTTTTCCGCTTGAGGCACCGGATAACGCCGGTCGACTACCGATGGGCGCCACCGCTCCCAACAGAAACGCCGCCGCCTCGCCCCAGAAACGACGACGCCGCGCCCTGTGATGGGGCGCGGCGTCGCGGTGCCGAAGCAGCAGGCGTCATCTTAATGCAGGCGCCTGCCGCCTGGTCATTCTCGCCTCAGAAAGCCCGGCGGCGATACTCACGGTAGCGCGGGTACCAGAAGTTGCGCTCGATCGCCGCCCACAGTACGTCGTCGTCGCACTCGAGTGCCTTGCCCTCGTGCTGCGCCATCTTCGCCACGTCAAAGGCGATGGACTGGCTGATCTCACGAATGTCCGACAGGGCCGGCAGCAGTGCGCCTTCGCCGTGCTGCACCATCGGCGCGTGCTTGGCCAGGGCGTTGGAGGCCGCCATCAGCATCGCATCGGTGATGCGGCTCGCGCCGGAGGCGATGACCCCAAGGCCAATGCCCGGGAAGATATAGGCGTTGTTGCACTGGGCGATGGGATAGGTCTCGCCATCGAGCTCAACCGGCTTGAAGGGACTGCCGGTGGCGACCAGCGCCTGACCATGGGTCCAGGCGAGGACCTCATCGGGAGTCGCCTCGACCTTCGAGGTGGGGTTGGACAGCGGCATCACCAGCGGCGCCTTACAGCCGGCGTGCAGTGCCTCGATCAGTTCCTGGTTGAACAGGCCACGCTGGCCGGACACACCGATCAGCACGGTGGGCTTGGCCTGCTTGACTACCCCGAGCAGGCTGGTGTCGGCAAAGTCCGCCGCATCATGGGCAAGCCGGCTCTGGAAGTCGTAGAGGCCGTCCATATCGCTGGTCAGGAGGCCATGACGGTCGATCATCAGGATCCGCGACCGGGCCTCGGCTTCGGAGAGGCCGTCGGCACACATCGCCACCACCACCTGCTCGGCGATGCCGCACCCGGCGGAACCGGCACCGACGAAGGCCACCCGCTGCTCGGCCACGCTCTCTTTTTTGGCCTTGCAGGCGGCAAGCAGGGTGCCTACGCAAACCGCCGCGGTGCCCTGGATGTCGTCATTGAAGCAGCACAGCTCGTCGCGATAGCGTTCGAGCAGCGGCATGGCGTTGGTCTGCGCGAAGTCCTCGAACTGCAGCAGCACTTTGGGCCAGCGGCGCTTCACGGCGGCAATGAAGTCGGCCATGAAGGCGTTGTACTCGTCCTGGGAGACGCGCTTGTGGCGCCAGCCCATGTACATGGGGTCATCGAGCAGGGTCTGGTTGTTGGTGCCCACATCCAGGGTGATCGGCAGGGTATAGGCCGGGCTGATGCCGCCACAGGCGGTATACAGCGACAGCTTGCCGATGGGGATGCCCATGCCGCCGATGCCTTGGTCGCCAAGCCCCAGGATACGCTCGCCGTCGGTGGCCACGATCACCTTGACGTTGTCCTTGGTCGCGGAGCGCAGGATGTCGTCCATGTACTCCCGATCGGGATAGGAAATGAACAGGCCGCGATGGTTGCGATAGATGTTGGAGAACTCTTCGCAGGCCTCACCCACGGTCGGGGTGTAGATGATCGGCAGCATTTCCTCGAGATGTTCCTCGAGCAGGCGGAAGAACAGCGTCTCGTTATCGTCCTGTATGGCACGCAGGTAGATATGACGATCCAGGTCGGTCTGACATTGGCAGTACTGGCGGTAGGCCCGCGAGGCCTGCTCTTCGATGGACTCGACGTTCTGCGGCAGCAGGCCGATCAGGTTGAAGGCAATCCGCTCTTGCAGAGTGAAAGCGCTGCCCTTGTTGAGCAGCGGCATCTCGAGCAGCGACGGCCCGGCATAGGGCACGTAGAGAGGGCGCTTGGGAAATGTGGTCATCGTCTCATCCTTTGACTGGCAGTGGGCGAGCATCGCCGCCCGATGGTTGGGAGCTTGGCACGGGCCACCACAACGACTGGCCCCGGCCTTCCACCGGGGCAGGATGACGGAGGCCGCCAATGGCTTGCGCTCAGACGAAGCGGCCGAGGCCTGCCGCCTCACGCAGGCGATCCATGAAGGGCGCGGCCTCGGAGCGCGCCCGCTCGGCACCCTTGGCCAACACCTGTTCAATGTGCCCCGGATCCTCCATCAGCGCCTGATAGCGCTCACGG
Above is a window of Halomonas sp. I5-271120 DNA encoding:
- a CDS encoding NAD-dependent malic enzyme, which codes for MTTFPKRPLYVPYAGPSLLEMPLLNKGSAFTLQERIAFNLIGLLPQNVESIEEQASRAYRQYCQCQTDLDRHIYLRAIQDDNETLFFRLLEEHLEEMLPIIYTPTVGEACEEFSNIYRNHRGLFISYPDREYMDDILRSATKDNVKVIVATDGERILGLGDQGIGGMGIPIGKLSLYTACGGISPAYTLPITLDVGTNNQTLLDDPMYMGWRHKRVSQDEYNAFMADFIAAVKRRWPKVLLQFEDFAQTNAMPLLERYRDELCCFNDDIQGTAAVCVGTLLAACKAKKESVAEQRVAFVGAGSAGCGIAEQVVVAMCADGLSEAEARSRILMIDRHGLLTSDMDGLYDFQSRLAHDAADFADTSLLGVVKQAKPTVLIGVSGQRGLFNQELIEALHAGCKAPLVMPLSNPTSKVEATPDEVLAWTHGQALVATGSPFKPVELDGETYPIAQCNNAYIFPGIGLGVIASGASRITDAMLMAASNALAKHAPMVQHGEGALLPALSDIREISQSIAFDVAKMAQHEGKALECDDDVLWAAIERNFWYPRYREYRRRAF